From a region of the Fischerella sp. JS2 genome:
- a CDS encoding DUF5674 family protein, translating to MILLLRSRATPEQLEQMLEQHKFYIKTAVDIERQMLVGGGELHADCEEKLLDDGSRQQDIWAASFMPLTGKIIYESMVNLRPRQNRSMEILDSNIKERVVQVIIEFLENL from the coding sequence ATGATTCTGCTGTTACGCAGTCGCGCCACACCTGAACAACTTGAACAAATGTTGGAACAGCATAAGTTCTACATCAAAACCGCAGTGGATATTGAACGTCAGATGTTGGTTGGTGGTGGTGAGCTGCACGCTGATTGCGAAGAAAAGTTGCTAGATGACGGCAGTAGGCAACAAGACATTTGGGCTGCCAGCTTCATGCCTTTGACTGGGAAAATCATCTATGAGTCTATGGTCAATCTTCGTCCTCGCCAAAACCGCTCAATGGAGATATTGGACTCTAATATTAAAGAAAGAGTAGTGCAAGTTATTATTGAGTTCCTGGAAAACCTATGA